The following are from one region of the Osmerus mordax isolate fOsmMor3 chromosome 1, fOsmMor3.pri, whole genome shotgun sequence genome:
- the tsen2 gene encoding tRNA-splicing endonuclease subunit Sen2: MSEAVFQAPKRRARVYEAYEAPFPVPLTAEDAKLPVDLVYRAEIVNKNVIVRDPDHIQALYGKGYFGKGVLSRARPDYCISNTWEKLGDRHLPVISLSKYQQRLSWVRDGLLGQGLELDTVSQTLQKFSRQVEIVDSEMTGGENGHNDGESPHSPTSEGVERAGGIDLVDTSQEAELDGNVPQAKRPRRQGDSRFDPLAELYPEEPQQVDQQVLSKVKCARHDDWIIHCGCRLEQSHLRAEAQTRANSQREYTGHEYVLVEEEEEEEEEEEEEERKKEMGEANRPLRHVCRINPFTLIEYLQLSLEEAFFLVYALGCLSVHYDEEPLSICQLWEMFSSIQPHFETTYMAYHYFRSKGWVPKPGVKYGSDFMLYRKGPPFYHASYSVVVERVAESYQGAPLRPFNWRSLAALSRITGNVSKELMFCYVIYPEDMTKEDLRSPECVRRVRVQEVIVSRWISSRERTEQDDI; the protein is encoded by the exons ATGTCGGAAGCAGTGTTTCAGGCACCTAAACGGCGTGCCAGAGTGTACGAAGCGTACGAAGCTCCGTTCCCCGTTCCATTGACAGCAGAGGATGCAAAACTACCGGTGGATCTAGTCTACAGGGCAGAGATAGTGAATAAGAATGTTATAGTCAGGGATCCAGATCACATCCAGGCTTTGTATGGCAAG GGTTACTTTGGTAAAGGGGTGCTGTCCAGAGCCAGGCCAGATTACTGCATCTCTAATACGTGGGAAA AGCTTGGTGACCGTCATCTACCGGTCATCTCTCTATCTAA ATATCAACAGCGTCTGAGCTGGGTACGGGATGGCCTTCTTGGCCAGGGATTGGAGCTGGACACTGTCAGTCAAACACTACAAAAGTTCTCCCGGCAAGTAGAGATTGTAGACAGTGAGATGACTGGAGGTGAGAATGGACATAATGATGGTGAGAGCCCACACAGCCCTACCAGTGAAGGagtggagagggcaggaggaataGACCTGGTAGATACCTCCCAGGAGGCTGAGCTAGATGGTAATGTCCCCCAGGCCAAGAGgccaaggaggcagggagactcCAGGTTTGACCCCCTAGCAGAACTCTATCCAGAGGAGCCACAGCAGGTGGACCAGCAGGTCTTATCTAAGGTCAAGTGTGCCAGGCATGATGACTGGATCATTCACTGTGGCTGTCGGCTGGAGCAAAGCCATCTGAGGGCAGAGGCCCAGACCAGAGCAAACTCGCAGAGAGAATATACAGGCCATGAGTATGTgcttgtggaggaggaggaggaggaggaggaggaggaggaggaggaggaacggaAGAAGGAAATGGGAGAGGCAA ACAGACCATTAAGGCACGTATGCAGAATTAACCCTTTCACACTGATAGAATACCTACAGCTGAGCTTAGAAGAG GCATTTTTCTTGGTCTATGCGTTGGGGTGCCTTTCAGTTCACTACGATGAG gAGCCATTGTCGATTTGTCAGCTTTGGGAAATGTTCAGTTCTATTCAGCCCCACTTTGAGACGACGTACATGGCCTACCACTATTTCCGTAGTAAAGGCTGGGTCCCCAAGCCTGGAGTAAAATACGGGTCAGACTTCA tgctctacagaaaaggaccTCCTTTCTACCATGCAAG TTACTCagtggtggtggagagggtAGCTGAGTCATACCAAGGTGCACCACTGCGACCCTTCAACTGGAGGTCACTGGCAGCCCTCAGTAGAATCACCGGCAATGTCTCCAAG gAGCTGATGTTTTGTTACGTCATCTATCCAGAGGACATGACAAAGGAGGACCTGCGTTCTCCTGAGTGCGTGCGCAGGGTCAGAGTTCAG GAAGTCATTGTAAGCAGGTGGATATCATCGCGAGAACGCACAGAGCAAGATGACATTTGA
- the mkrn2os.2 gene encoding MKRN2 opposite strand protein has product MEKSVIKFSHCHKDIFCLFVPEECPECGISFSGRRLEEAPISIPNPFSNGHKTPCSFLVAPAQENPSSNFDGGSDLHTGITDTNGVVYNYTKTGVRKDCQGWEKCLSIPLVQPDMYNLIDQWNQYLDKFSQAPMWDTLWQRFDEETHNCYNYTLMFLNCVLGTQGKRPLTKDAFTQSFVLPRIKRASKYTTLCREITKNHFYIVDSPRKETDEDYTEEEKDRKTKT; this is encoded by the exons ATGGAGAAGAGTGTGATCAAATTCAGCCACTGCCACAAGGACATCTTCTGCCTGTTCGTCCCAGAAGAGTGCCCTGAATGTGGCATCAGCTTCAGCggcaggaggctggaggaggctcctATCAGCATACCTAACCCCTTCTCCAACGGACACAAAACCCCCTGCTCCTTCCTTGTGGCGCCCGCCCAGGAAAACCCATCCAG CAACTTTGATGGAGGGTCAGATTTGCACACGGGGATCACTGATACCAATG GTGTGGTCTACAACTACACGAAGACGGGGGTTCGAAAAGATTGCCAAGGATGGGAGAAGTGCCTCAGCATTCCTCTGGTCCAGCCTGACATGTACAACCTCATTGACCAGTGGAACCAGTACCTTGACAAGTTCTCCCAGGCACCGATGTGGGATACACTATGGCAACG GTTTGACGAAGAAACCCACAACTGCTATAACTACACTCTGATGTTTCTAAACTGCGTACTGGGCACTCAGGGAAAACGTCCACTCACAAAGGACGCGTTCACGCAGAGCTTTGTGTTGCCTAGGATAAAAAGGGCATCAAAGTACACTACTCTGTGTCGGGAAATCACCAAGAACCATTTCTACATAGTAGACAGCCCCCGGAAAGAAACAGATGAAGATTATactgaggaagagaaagataggAAAACGAAGACATAA
- the mkrn2os.1 gene encoding MKRN2 opposite strand, tandem duplicate 1, whose product MENTVLKFSHCDRYIFCFVCQNNLHQVPTPDDNTLISEPTRCPLCLSTMRFGLLDAPVIVPCPFSNGHKASRAFVIGSQQGPMFISECNDSELHVGITNSKGVVYNYTLSGMQRDDHGWEQCISVPLVAPGEDFFGRQWDSELEKFSLLPMWSPHRFHEEREFASCCYGFVLAFINHMRRIEGKDCVSRDVFTGQHVLPHIKTVSKYLRVYKEISLHGFYIADK is encoded by the exons ATGGAAAACACGGTCTTGAAATTTAGTCACTGCGATcgatatattttttgttttgtctgccAAAATAATTTACATCAGGTGCCCACGCCTGATGACAATACGCTAATAAGCGAACCTACACGATGCCCACTTTGTCTCTCCACAATGAGATTTGGCCTCCTCGATGCACCTGTTATTGTTCCATGTCCATTCAGCAACGGACACAAGGCTTCACGCGCTTTTGTCATAGGCTCTCAACAAGGACCAATGTTTATTAG TGAATGCAATGACTCCGAACTGCATGTTGGCATTACAAACTCAAAAG GTGTGGTCTACAACTACACTTTGTCAGGTATGCAGAGAGATGACCATGGGTGGGAGCAGTGCATATCTGTGCCACTAGTAGCACCTGGAGAGGACTTCTTTGGAAGGCAGTGGGACAGCGAGCTCGAGAAATTCTCCTTACTTCCCATGTGGTCCCCTCACAG GTTTcatgaggagagggagtttGCCTCTTGCTGTTATGGCTTTGTTTTGGCCTTTATCAACCACATGAGGCGGATTGAGGGCAAAGACTGTGTGAGCAGAGATGTCTTTACCGGGCAACATGTCCTTCCTCACATCAAGACTGTCTCTAAATATCTCAGAGTCTACAAAGAGATTTCTCTGCATGGCTTTTACATTGCTGACAAATAA
- the pparg gene encoding peroxisome proliferator-activated receptor gamma, which translates to MSGPPNPHTHMTSSALASSCSSLTHCIRKDLLRSGRRQDMVDTQLLAWPMGFSLTPVDLSELDDSSHSLDMKPYSTLDYTSISSSISTSISSSLSTSMTYIPSPPQSDHLANMDYTYNYKSHDGQSSIKLEPESPPQYTESSHLYSKLHDDPSPAILNIECRVCGDKASGFHYGVHACEGCKGFFRRTIRLKLVYDHCDLHCRIHKKSRNKCQYCRFQKCLMVGMSHNAIRFGRMPQAEKEKLLAEFSTDMEHMHPEAADLRALAKHLYESYLKYFPLTKAKARAILSGKTGDNAPFVIHDIKSLMEGEQFINCRQIPVPDQQPPSSLGLGVRGGVGAADVVQDPANAVELRFFYSCQSRSAEAVREITEFAKSIPGFVGLDLNDQVTLLKYGVIEVLIIMMAPLMNKDGTLISYGQIFMTREFLKSLRRPFCEMMEPKFEFSVKFNMLELDDSDMALFLAVIILSGDRPGLLNVKPIEQLQETVLHSLELQLKLSHPDSMQLFAKLLQKMTDLRQIVTDHVHLIQLLKKTEVDMCLHPLLQEIMKDLY; encoded by the exons ATGAGCGGCCcacctaacccacacacacacatgacaagtTCAGCTCTGGCGTCTAGTTGTAGCTCTCTGACACACTGTATCAGAAAGGACCTTCTGCGCTCTGGAAGGAGACAGG ACATGGTGGATACCCAGCTTCTGGCTTGGCCAATGGGCTTCAGCCTGACCCCCGTGGACCTGTCTGAGCTGGACGACAGCTCCCACTCTCTGGACATGAAGCCCTACTCCACCCTGGACTACACCAGCATCTCCAGCTCCATCTCCACCAGTATCTCCAGCAGCCTTTCCACCAGCATGACCTACATCCCCAGTCCGCCCCAGTCTGACCACCTGGCCAACATGGATTACACATACAACTACAAGAGTCACGATGGACaaa GTTCAATCAAACTGGAGCCAGAATCGCCCCCACAGTATACAGAGAGCAGCCACTTGTATTCCAAACTGCACGATGACCCTTCTCCTGCAATACTGAACATCGAGTGCCGTGTGTGCGGGGACAAAGCCTCTGGTTTCCACTATGGGGTGCACGCCTGCGAGGGTTGTAAG GGTTTTTTCCGTAGGACCATAAGGTTGAAGCTTGTTTACGACCACTGTGATCTTCACTGTCGCATCCACAAAAAGAGCCGCAACAAATGCCAATACTGCCGTTTTCAGAAATGCctcatggtgggcatgtcacACAACG CCATTCGTTTTGGCAGGATGCCCCAAGCGGAAAAGGAGAAGCTGCTGGCTGAGTTCTCCACTGACATGGAGCATATGCACCCTGAGGCTGCAGACCTAAGGGCCCTGGCCAAACATCTCTACGAGTCCTATCTCAAGTACTTCCCATTGACCAAAGCCAAGGCCAGGGCCATCCTCTCAGGGAAGACTGGGGACAACGCG CCCTTTGTCATTCATGACATCAAGTCcctgatggagggagagcagtTCATTAACTGCCGCCAGATCCCAGTTCCAGACCAGCAGCCTCCCTCCAGTCTTGGGCTGGGGGTccgggggggcgtgggggcggCGGACGTGGTCCAGGACCCCGCGAACGCCGTCGAGCTGCGCTTCTTCTACAGCTGCCAGTCGCGCTCCGCAGAGGCCGTGCGGGAGATCACGGAATTCGCCAAGAGCATCCCGGGCTTTGTGGGGTTGGACCTGAACGATCAGGTGACCCTGCTGAAGTACGGCGTGATCGAGGTGCTGATCATCATGATGGCGCCGCTGATGAACAAGGACGGGACGCTCATCTCCTACGGCCAGATCTTCATGACCCGGGAGTTCCTCAAGAGCCTGAGGAGGCCCTTCTGCGAGATGATGGAGCCCAAGTTTGAGTTCTCCGTCAAGTTCAACATGCTCGAGCTTGATGACAGCGACATGGCCCTCTTCCTTGCCGTCATCATCCTCAGTGGGG ATCGTCCGGGGCTGCTGAACGTCAAGCCCATCGAGCAGCTCCAAGAGACTGTCCTCCACTCCCTGGAGCTCCAGCTGAAGCTGAGCCACCCGGACTCCATGCAGCTGTTCGCCAAACTCCTCCAGAAGATGACCGACCTGCGGCAGATCGTCACGGACCACGTGCACCTCATCCAGCTGCTGAAGAAGACCGAGGTGGACATGTGCCTGCATCCGCTCCTGCAGGAGATCATGAAAGACCTGtactag